One Etheostoma cragini isolate CJK2018 chromosome 18, CSU_Ecrag_1.0, whole genome shotgun sequence DNA window includes the following coding sequences:
- the bmp2b gene encoding bone morphogenetic protein 2b, with the protein MVAVVRSLMVLLLAQVLLEGAAGLIPEVGRRKYSESGKQTPEQSESFFNEFEVRLLNMFGLRHRPTPSKQAVVPQYMVDLYRMHSANGDHSSKRPKSMGKHAERAASKANTIRSFHHEESMEALASLKGKTTQQFYFNLTSIPDEELITSAELRVYRDQVMGAAPPNNNSRNSSNSNSAPGFHRINIYEIFRVPATQSREPLTRLLDTRLVQDSLSRWESFDVSPAVSQWTSGKGPNHGFMVEVLHPAEGEMDGEHSQRRSRHIRVSRSLHQDQDSWPQARPLLVTYGHDGRGDSVLHTREKRQAALRKQRRKQQHKASCKRHALYVDFSDVGWNEWIVAPPGYHAFYCHGECPFPLADHLNSTNHAIVQTLVNSVNSNIPRACCVPTDLSPISLLYLDEYEKVILKNYQDMVVEGCGCR; encoded by the exons ATGGTCGCCGTGGTCCGCTCTCTCATGGTACTGCTGCTCGCTCAGGTGTTGCTGGAAGGTGCTGCGGGACTTATCCCCGAGGTCGGCCGGAGGAAATACAGCGAATCCGGGAAGCAGACCCCAGAGCAGTCGGAGAGCTTCTTCAACGAGTTTGAGGTTCGGCTTCTCAATATGTTTGGACTGAGGCACAGGCCGACCCCGAGCAAGCAAGCCGTGGTGCCGCAGTACATGGTGGACCTTTACCGCATGCACTCAGCAAACGGAGACCACAGCTCGAAACGACCCAAGAGCATGGGGAAACACGCAGAGAGAGCCGCCAGCAAGGCCAACACGATTAGAAGCTTTCACCATGAAG AGTCCATGGAGGCCCTGGCCAGCCTCAAAGGCAAAACGACCCAGCAGTTCTACTTCAACCTCACTTCTATCCCTGATGAGGAGCTCATCACCTCTGCAGAGCTACGCGTCTACAGGGATCAGGTGATGGGAGCTGCACCCCCCAACAACAACTcaagaaacagcagcaacagtaaTAGCGCTCCTGGCTTCCATCGTATCAACATTTATGAGATATTCAGAGTTCCTGCCACTCAAAGTAGGGAACCTCTGACACGTCTGCTGGACACTCGGCTAGTGCAGGACTCTTTGAGCCGCTGGGAAAGCTTTGACGTCAGCCCTGCTGTATCCCAGTGGACCTCTGGGAAAGGTCCCAACCACGGCTTTATGGTGGAGGTGCTTCACCCAGCAGAAGGGGAGATGGATGGGGAGCACTCCCAGAGACGTAGTAGGCACATCAGGGTAAGCCGGTCCCTGCACCAGGACCAGGACTCGTGGCCTCAGGCTCGGCCTCTACTGGTGACGTATGGCCATGACGGCCGTGGGGACTCTGTACTCCACACACGGGAAAAACGTCAAGCAGCACTCCGCAAACAGCGCAGGAAGCAGCAGCACAAGGCCAGCTGCAAAAGACATGCCCTGTATGTGGACTTCAGCGATGTGGGGTGGAACGAGTGGATAGTGGCGCCCCCTGGCTACCACGCCTTTTATTGCCATGGGGAATGTCCGTTCCCCCTAGCAGACCACCTAAATTCTACCAATCATGCCATTGTGCAGACGCTGGTCAACTCAGTCAACTCGAACATCCCCAGAGCCTGTTGTGTGCCCACTGACCTCAGCCCCATCTCCTTGCTCTACCTGGATGAATACGAGAAGGTGATCCTGAAAAACTACCAGGATATGGTGGTGGAGGGATGTGGCTGCCGGTGA